TCTGAACTCAAAAGCACCTGAATAAATATCATATTGGTTAAATATTTAGTGGACTAAACATGTCATACGCCTGGACGTGAATTAAAATTAAGCTGATTTGTATGATTTgagtcatgtcatgtttttgaaTCAAATGttagacattttttaaataaaactacaaaatgtACAATTATCTtactcttttttctctctggaagattttctgcatgtgtgaacaATTCGTTGTCTGTCCGAAAATGAATTCTCACTTCAATGGCTCAGTTTTGTCTGGGAAATAACAAAATGATCCACTATTTGAAACTTGCTAGGATAATGCAGTCAGCTTGTTCTTTAAGTTATTTTTTCCTTTAGTATTTGAAATTTTAATGACGGCTTTGAAGTTCTTTGCCTAAATGTTTGTTTATACTTTttcatgtgttatttttatccGTCCAACTTTTAAACTGGGGGCTTTCATTAACTCAGTTATACCTGTGGGAATAAGTCTTGTAACAGAAACAAATTCTTTGTATTTCAAtgaacatgacatgaaaatCTTCCTATACAGGTTATTGTCATCAAATGCACATACTATCACACGCTATCTTTATGGGGTTACAAATGTGAACATACACAGAACTTTGAAAGTTTCGTTGGCAATTTAAAAATACTGCGTATGGTCAGAAACTTTAGGCCACCGAATCTTTTGAATATATTCTGTGGTATGAAATTCCATAATTCCGATTATTTCTTCTGCCATTTCAACTTAAAGCTGTGTATATTCACTAACAGGTCGGCTACGACTTAAGCACTAAATAACTTCTTCGTCAGCTGTGTTCTCGCTATACAGCGGAACTGATGTCTGCATAGACGGAGGTATTTTATGGCTGCACTTCAGTCCGCTACTCAAATGTGTCCTCCACGTAACACTTACAACACCGACCGTGTGACTGGTTATGAAAAGTCCAGAGCCCTGCAGGTTATGGAAACTTAATTTTAAGTAAGTCGACGGAGGGAGTCGCTCGGAGAGAAATAAACAGGTGAGGACAATGAAATGAAACGTGGACATCTGTGTTGTCTGAACCTGTTTCCATAGTGTTAGGTAACATCTGAAGGAGTGTGTGGGGGTAGTGCTGCACTTGTGCGATATGCCACTGTTAAGTTTATTACATAAACTTAAAATAACTGTGATCCTGGCATGTGACATGTAAGTCCGTCAATGTGGCAGCCGGTCAAGCTGATTTTTAACTGTTCACGATTcatcatcatattttataagatcatatgttttgtatgtatttaaatatttttctgtaaagTAACTGATTAACTTTAAAGCAGTTAAGTTATTAGACTAAGTACAGTGTCCTGGAGTTAAAGTGTAAAgttgcataaaatggaaatatacaAGCAAAGTACAAATACCTTCTAATTGTACTTAAACCGTACAGTGCACACCTTGTATAAATGTACTTAAATTCCATCACTGCTGTTGTATCAAGATGCGGGACAAATTTATATTGCTAAAATGATataatcatcacacacacacaaaccataaaGACTCataaaagataagaaaatatgattcaaaatgaaatacaacCTAATGCTACTGATAGGACATAGCAGTACCTTATGAAGTGTCTAAACCCCTCTCAAAATTCTCAAAATTGCCGTTTAGGGAATGTGTGTTAGATGACTACAGATTTCACAGCTGGAAATTTAGAGATAAATTTCACTGTTGAGAAGCCTGAACAACAAAGGCGTGCTGAAAGAGCAGCTACGATGTTTTGTAGTTGTTGAACTGAATTACAGCTTGTTTATATCTTGTGTTTTCCTCAGCAGACAGCCTGAGTTGGCACTGTACACTGAAACAGGATGGCGTCCCCTTCACCCCATGACCGCAGCCGGAGAGACGATGAGGATGACCCGGTTGAACGGATGATATCCCGCACTGGCTGTGCTGAACTACACTATGCTGTGCAAGAGTGCATGGCTGAACACCAGGACTGGCGAGCATGCCAAAACCAGGTCCAGACTTTCAAAGACTGCATGGTGAATTTCCAAAAGGCCCGGAAAGAACAGCTGATGAAGCAGCATCAGCCAACCTCCACTGAGTCTGCACCCAGCTGAACTTgccaaaaccacacacatacacacactggcTGGGTTGTGTTCTGGACCTGCTTCACATGGTTGAGGTGGAATGACTCTACctaatttaattatttgtgatgaaaataaaatataagcAGCTACATAAAATCCTGGCTTTGATTTTAAAGTGTGTGGTGGAGAACCCACTGATAAATGTGATGTATCGGTGTATCAGGGTCTTTTCATATCGGTTTATACATTACCAGAAACTGGAGTAACgacaaagacatttttgagGAAGggaatttttcatttgtatttccTGCTCCCAACATATCTTGTtcactgctgtttaaaaaaaacattttttttgtacgtGGAAGTCAGTGATTCAAAGACCTTTAGAATTATGAACTTTAGAtaacaaaaaactaaatgcAGAACAGTTTGATATAAGAGTGTGTGAGAACTCAGACTTGTCACCTAAGTGGAGAGAACTTTCTTCTGcagttttaactttaattttgaAGTTTTAATTATTGAACTTATTAGGTGCGAAAGATTAATTAGTGTGAAGTTCAAACAGTAAAAGGTTTGTTTGTCACAGTAAAGGTCATTAA
This genomic stretch from Toxotes jaculatrix isolate fToxJac2 chromosome 12, fToxJac2.pri, whole genome shotgun sequence harbors:
- the LOC121191226 gene encoding cytochrome c oxidase assembly factor 4 homolog, mitochondrial, with the protein product MASPSPHDRSRRDDEDDPVERMISRTGCAELHYAVQECMAEHQDWRACQNQVQTFKDCMVNFQKARKEQLMKQHQPTSTESAPS